From the Micromonospora sediminicola genome, one window contains:
- a CDS encoding sugar kinase — protein MNGPQVVCAGETMAVLAPADGGPLEHAALLAVGVGGAESNVATGLARLGHRVAWVSRVGDDPFGRRVVAEVAAAGVDVSLVAVDRDAPTGVYLKDPGPSGTRVHYHRAGSAASRLHARDLAHPRLAGARLLHLSGITAALSDSCRDLLVQALTGRALPGARVSFDVNHRPALWPADRAAPVLRDLADHADVVLVGLDEAVTLWGVTAPAAVRDLLPGPDLVVVKDGPVGATALPRTGPAVFVPAVSVDVVEPVGAGDAFAAGFLSGSLRGLDLGSCLRTGHLTAARVLAVPGDTAPPPDPMWTARALALSDAQWAAGAYRHDGGSGG, from the coding sequence GTGAACGGCCCGCAGGTCGTCTGCGCGGGCGAGACCATGGCGGTGCTCGCCCCCGCCGACGGCGGGCCGCTGGAACACGCCGCGCTGCTCGCGGTCGGTGTCGGCGGCGCGGAGTCCAACGTGGCCACCGGTCTGGCCCGGCTCGGCCACCGCGTCGCCTGGGTCAGCCGGGTCGGGGACGACCCGTTCGGCCGTCGCGTGGTCGCCGAGGTCGCCGCCGCCGGGGTCGACGTCTCCCTGGTCGCGGTCGACCGGGACGCCCCGACCGGCGTCTACCTCAAGGACCCCGGACCGTCGGGCACCCGGGTCCACTACCACCGCGCCGGGTCGGCCGCGAGCCGCCTGCACGCCCGGGACCTCGCCCACCCGCGCCTGGCCGGGGCGCGGCTGCTGCACCTGTCCGGGATCACCGCCGCGCTCTCCGACTCCTGCCGGGACCTGCTCGTCCAGGCGCTGACCGGGCGGGCGCTGCCCGGCGCCCGGGTGAGCTTCGACGTGAACCACCGGCCGGCGCTCTGGCCCGCCGACCGGGCCGCCCCGGTTCTGCGGGACCTGGCCGACCATGCCGACGTGGTGCTCGTCGGGCTGGACGAGGCGGTGACGCTGTGGGGCGTCACCGCGCCGGCGGCCGTCCGCGACCTGCTGCCCGGGCCGGACCTGGTGGTGGTCAAGGACGGGCCGGTCGGTGCGACAGCGCTGCCGCGGACCGGACCGGCGGTGTTCGTGCCGGCGGTGTCGGTGGACGTGGTCGAGCCGGTCGGCGCCGGGGACGCGTTCGCCGCCGGCTTCCTCTCCGGGTCGCTGCGCGGGCTCGACCTGGGATCCTGCCTGCGGACCGGCCACCTCACCGCGGCCCGGGTGCTGGCCGTGCCCGGCGACACCGCGCCGCCGCCCGACCCGATGTGGACGGCGCGGGCGCTGGCGCTGTCGGACGCGCAGTGGGCGGCCGGGGCGTACCGGCACGACGGAGGGAGCGGCGGATGA
- a CDS encoding carbohydrate ABC transporter permease: MALTTAPGRTPRTGPAGPRPTRRRAGRARLGEGLAGYVFLSPWLIGLMGVTAIPMLLSLWLSFTDYDILTPLSEVRWVGLANYERMFTADPSYWHAVRVTLTFALIAVPLKLAAALGVALLLNRAWRGVGLFRSLFYLPSLLGGSVALAIVWVNMFNRDGAFNSFLALFGVEGLPWVSDPDWALETLMVLAIWQFGAPMVIFLAGLKQVPTELYEAAAVDGAGAWRRFRAVTLPMLSPVIFFNLVLETINGFQGFTAAFVLSNGTGGPVDSTLMYTLKLYISGFTDLEMGYASAMAWVFLVAIGVITAVFFSTGRFWVHYSDGDDS; the protein is encoded by the coding sequence GTGGCCCTCACCACGGCGCCCGGCCGGACCCCGCGCACCGGACCGGCCGGCCCTCGCCCCACGCGGCGTCGGGCCGGCCGGGCCCGGCTCGGCGAGGGCCTGGCGGGGTACGTCTTCCTCTCGCCCTGGCTCATCGGACTGATGGGCGTCACGGCGATCCCGATGCTGCTGTCGCTCTGGCTGAGCTTCACCGACTACGACATCCTCACGCCGCTGTCCGAGGTGCGGTGGGTGGGGCTGGCCAACTACGAGCGGATGTTCACCGCCGACCCGTCGTACTGGCACGCGGTCCGCGTCACGCTGACGTTCGCGCTGATCGCGGTGCCGCTGAAGCTGGCCGCCGCGCTCGGCGTCGCGCTGCTGCTCAACCGGGCCTGGCGCGGCGTCGGGCTGTTCCGCAGCCTGTTCTACCTGCCGTCGCTGCTCGGCGGCAGCGTCGCGCTGGCCATCGTCTGGGTCAACATGTTCAACCGGGACGGCGCGTTCAACTCGTTCCTCGCCCTGTTCGGCGTCGAGGGGCTGCCCTGGGTCAGCGACCCGGACTGGGCGCTGGAGACGCTGATGGTGCTGGCGATCTGGCAGTTCGGCGCGCCGATGGTGATCTTCCTGGCCGGGCTCAAGCAGGTGCCCACCGAGCTGTACGAGGCGGCGGCGGTGGACGGCGCCGGGGCGTGGCGGCGGTTCCGCGCGGTCACCCTGCCCATGCTGTCCCCGGTGATCTTCTTCAACCTGGTGCTGGAGACCATCAACGGCTTCCAGGGCTTCACCGCCGCGTTCGTGCTCAGCAACGGCACCGGCGGCCCTGTCGACTCCACCCTCATGTACACGCTGAAGCTCTACATCTCCGGCTTCACCGACCTGGAGATGGGCTACGCGTCAGCGATGGCGTGGGTGTTCCTGGTGGCGATCGGCGTAATCACCGCCGTCTTCTTCAGCACCGGGCGGTTCTGGGTGCACTACTCGGACGGAGACGACTCATGA
- a CDS encoding bifunctional 4-hydroxy-2-oxoglutarate aldolase/2-dehydro-3-deoxy-phosphogluconate aldolase — translation MSAHDFTPVFGDARVMVILRDLPPPETVRLAELAWDLGIAVVEVPIRTPGAVPALRAAVTAGRRRDRIVGAGTVRTPAQVRQAVSAGAAFTVAPALDLAVADAAVSYGIPHLPGVATPTEAQQALDHGLVWLKAFPAVSLGPAWFRAVAGPLPEARFVATGGIDAGNAADFLAAGVRVVAVGSALTDPAQLPRLAALATAGPVS, via the coding sequence ATGAGCGCGCACGACTTCACGCCGGTGTTCGGCGACGCGCGGGTGATGGTGATCCTGCGCGACCTGCCGCCCCCGGAGACGGTCCGCCTGGCGGAACTGGCCTGGGACCTGGGCATCGCCGTGGTGGAGGTGCCGATCCGGACCCCCGGCGCGGTGCCCGCGCTGCGCGCCGCCGTGACGGCCGGCCGGCGGCGGGACCGGATCGTCGGCGCCGGCACGGTCCGCACCCCGGCGCAGGTCCGCCAGGCGGTGAGCGCGGGCGCGGCGTTCACCGTCGCCCCCGCCCTCGACCTGGCGGTCGCCGACGCGGCGGTCAGCTACGGCATCCCGCACCTGCCTGGCGTGGCCACCCCGACCGAGGCGCAGCAGGCGCTCGACCACGGCCTGGTCTGGCTCAAGGCGTTCCCGGCGGTCAGCCTCGGCCCGGCCTGGTTCCGGGCCGTCGCCGGCCCGCTGCCGGAGGCGCGCTTCGTGGCCACCGGCGGCATCGACGCCGGCAATGCCGCCGACTTCCTGGCCGCCGGCGTGCGCGTGGTGGCGGTCGGCTCGGCGCTCACCGACCCGGCGCAGCTGCCCCGCCTGGCCGCGCTTGCCACCGCCGGCCCGGTCAGCTGA
- a CDS encoding phage tail protein codes for MRRTAIERLLPAAYQRAAGPGSVLGALLDVMEALHAPDEAVLADVDALFGPYRTPDGFVAYLTRWVAMDHVVAAPRVDAPLPLPVGRLRDLVAHGALLARWRGTPYGMRTALELATGVTGFVLDEPADRPFHLVVRVPPAAVDRIALVTRIVEAEKPAAVTVEVLAATAAPPGDPEPPTDPPPTDPAPSDPAPSDPAPSDPAPSDPAPSDPAPSDHAPSDPSPSDPAPPDPDPPGPGPADPVPTGPEADETAPDGATGVASVRAVGRAHVPPPPPHQPPEEPS; via the coding sequence ATGCGTCGAACGGCGATTGAGCGGCTGCTGCCGGCCGCCTACCAGCGGGCCGCCGGCCCGGGCAGCGTGCTGGGCGCGCTGCTGGACGTGATGGAGGCGTTGCACGCCCCGGACGAGGCGGTGCTCGCCGACGTCGACGCGCTGTTCGGGCCGTACCGGACGCCGGACGGGTTCGTGGCGTACCTGACCCGGTGGGTGGCGATGGACCATGTGGTCGCCGCGCCGCGCGTCGACGCGCCGCTGCCGCTGCCGGTGGGCCGGCTGCGGGACCTGGTCGCGCACGGCGCGCTGCTGGCCCGGTGGCGGGGCACCCCGTACGGGATGCGCACCGCCCTGGAACTGGCCACCGGGGTGACCGGGTTCGTGCTGGACGAGCCGGCCGACCGGCCGTTCCACCTGGTGGTGCGGGTGCCGCCGGCCGCCGTGGACCGCATCGCGCTGGTCACCCGGATCGTCGAGGCGGAGAAGCCGGCCGCGGTCACCGTCGAGGTGCTCGCCGCCACCGCCGCGCCGCCCGGCGACCCGGAGCCGCCCACGGACCCGCCCCCGACCGACCCCGCGCCGTCCGACCCCGCGCCGTCCGACCCCGCGCCGTCCGACCCCGCGCCGTCCGACCCCGCACCGTCCGACCCCGCACCGTCCGACCACGCACCGTCCGACCCCTCGCCGTCCGACCCCGCGCCGCCGGACCCCGACCCGCCCGGTCCGGGGCCGGCCGACCCGGTGCCGACCGGTCCGGAGGCCGACGAGACCGCCCCGGACGGCGCGACCGGGGTGGCGTCGGTGCGCGCGGTCGGCCGGGCGCACGTGCCCCCACCCCCGCCCCACCAGCCGCCCGAGGAGCCGTCATGA
- a CDS encoding DUF6807 domain-containing protein, translating to MTADRRPAAPHRAAIVRETKDAGPAEVARDAEERLVVAGVEVARYVVRPDLDPRHGPRPHLHPVRTRAGTPVTDARPADHVWHLGASLAVQDVDGANLWGGRTYVRDLGYTWRDDHGVIAHTGWRARTTDRLEHDLDWRDRNGRTLLREHRTVTAGPAGDDAWWLDLSATLSSATGADVHLGSPATNGRPGGAGYGGFFWRAAATGEPRVRTADAVGEEAVNGSAAPWLALLGTGPGGGAYTLVFTGLGPGDRWFVRTTAYPGVCVAYAFDRPAVVAAGRPRRNRHRVLVADGHLDPADVPARLGPVGGA from the coding sequence GTGACCGCCGACCGCCGGCCCGCCGCGCCGCACCGCGCGGCGATCGTCCGGGAGACCAAGGATGCAGGCCCGGCCGAGGTGGCACGCGACGCCGAGGAACGGCTGGTCGTGGCCGGCGTCGAGGTGGCCCGCTACGTGGTCCGGCCCGACCTTGACCCGCGGCACGGGCCCCGGCCCCACCTGCACCCGGTGCGGACCCGGGCCGGCACACCGGTCACCGACGCGCGCCCGGCCGACCACGTCTGGCACCTCGGCGCGTCCCTCGCCGTGCAGGACGTGGACGGCGCCAACCTCTGGGGCGGCCGGACGTACGTGCGCGACCTCGGCTACACCTGGCGCGACGACCACGGCGTCATCGCCCACACCGGCTGGCGGGCACGGACCACCGACCGGCTCGAGCACGACCTCGACTGGCGCGACCGCAACGGTCGGACGCTGCTGCGCGAGCACCGCACCGTCACCGCCGGGCCGGCCGGCGACGACGCCTGGTGGCTCGACCTGTCCGCCACCCTCAGCTCCGCCACCGGAGCCGACGTCCACCTGGGCAGCCCGGCCACCAACGGCCGCCCCGGCGGGGCCGGCTACGGCGGGTTCTTCTGGCGCGCGGCGGCGACCGGGGAACCCCGGGTGCGCACCGCCGACGCGGTCGGGGAGGAGGCGGTCAACGGCTCGGCCGCGCCCTGGCTGGCGCTGCTCGGCACCGGGCCCGGCGGCGGCGCGTACACCCTGGTCTTCACCGGCCTCGGGCCGGGCGACCGGTGGTTCGTCCGCACCACGGCGTACCCGGGCGTCTGCGTCGCGTACGCGTTCGACCGGCCGGCGGTGGTCGCCGCCGGGCGGCCCCGCCGCAACCGGCACCGGGTGCTGGTCGCCGACGGTCACCTCGATCCGGCGGACGTCCCGGCCCGGCTCGGCCCGGTGGGCGGCGCGTGA
- a CDS encoding carbohydrate ABC transporter permease yields the protein MTALTVARRRPGSGRNVLRLVVLVAIVAVVLYPLFWMLGTSVKSQAEIVNNVGLLPEEFTPGNYLDGWTNFDISFGRFFLNSVLVSGLTVVGNALSCLLAAYALGRLRFRLRKLWFTVMIGTLLLPGHVLIVPQYILFRSLGLVGGDWPYLPLLVPQFLATEAFFVFLMVQFMRGIPRELDEAATIDGASPYGVFRHVILPLSRPALVTTAIFSFIWTWNDFFRQLVFLSSLEDYTVPVALTLFIDSTSQSSVGPMFAMSVLSLLPVFLFFLAFQRMLVEGINTSGLKG from the coding sequence ATGACCGCGCTCACTGTCGCTCGCCGCCGGCCCGGCAGCGGCCGGAACGTGCTGCGGCTCGTCGTGCTCGTGGCGATCGTCGCGGTGGTGCTCTATCCGCTGTTCTGGATGCTCGGCACGTCGGTCAAGTCGCAGGCCGAGATCGTCAACAACGTCGGCCTGCTGCCGGAGGAGTTCACCCCCGGCAACTACCTCGACGGCTGGACCAACTTCGACATCAGCTTCGGCCGGTTCTTCCTCAACAGCGTGCTGGTCAGCGGGCTCACCGTGGTCGGCAACGCGCTGTCCTGCCTGCTCGCCGCGTACGCCCTGGGCCGGCTGCGGTTCCGGCTGCGCAAGCTGTGGTTCACCGTGATGATCGGGACGCTGCTGCTGCCGGGCCACGTGCTGATCGTGCCGCAGTACATCCTGTTCCGCAGCCTCGGCCTGGTCGGCGGCGACTGGCCGTACCTGCCGCTGCTGGTGCCGCAGTTCCTGGCCACCGAGGCGTTCTTCGTCTTCCTCATGGTGCAGTTCATGCGCGGTATCCCGCGCGAGCTGGACGAGGCGGCCACCATCGACGGCGCGTCCCCGTACGGCGTGTTCCGGCACGTCATCCTGCCGCTGAGCCGCCCCGCGCTGGTCACCACCGCGATCTTCTCGTTCATCTGGACCTGGAACGACTTCTTCCGCCAGCTGGTGTTCCTGTCCAGCCTGGAGGACTACACGGTCCCGGTGGCGCTGACCCTGTTCATCGACTCGACGAGCCAGAGCTCGGTCGGCCCGATGTTCGCCATGTCGGTGCTGTCGCTGCTGCCGGTGTTCCTGTTCTTCCTGGCGTTCCAGCGGATGCTGGTCGAGGGCATCAACACCAGCGGGCTGAAGGGATGA
- a CDS encoding ABC transporter substrate-binding protein, producing MHPATSPTAGAPAGRNHRTPLSRRRFVRGLAAVALAAPLALGAAACGGDEGGGDGGPVKLSVFWWGGEARAKLTEDALALYTRKHPDVTFEKTWQANQGYFDKLATLTAGGNPPDLFQIDDNYLAEYAGRSTTLDLGSYRDSGKLDVSKFPKSLLEYGVVDGKLAGVAAGENTQGLVYNKTLLTKNGLPEPTTGMSWEEHIAWAEQVAKKTKVPGTQDPSADYKALWVWLRQQGKDLYKGEELGFTAEDVTKWFELWKGARARGATPTPDVIHEGNSSDITKQLVVTGKSATSWVWVNQMPDLKKNTKDELGVVAYPGDPSAQWARASMYWSVFKGSKHKDVAVDVINFLNNDPEAVALLGTDRGLPSNMDLRAKVSETATDPAMKQSIQVESDLAQKFGASPQVPIKGHSKVKSELVKAAENAQYGRATPAQAAEQFVAACKSAIA from the coding sequence ATGCACCCCGCAACGTCCCCCACCGCCGGCGCACCCGCCGGGCGGAATCACCGTACCCCCCTGTCCCGACGCCGATTCGTCCGCGGCCTCGCCGCCGTCGCGCTGGCCGCGCCGCTCGCCCTGGGCGCGGCGGCCTGCGGCGGCGACGAGGGCGGCGGCGACGGCGGCCCGGTCAAGCTCTCCGTCTTCTGGTGGGGCGGCGAGGCCCGGGCCAAGCTCACCGAGGACGCCCTGGCCCTCTACACCAGGAAGCACCCGGACGTGACGTTCGAGAAGACCTGGCAGGCCAACCAGGGCTACTTCGACAAGCTCGCCACGCTGACCGCCGGCGGCAACCCGCCGGACCTGTTCCAGATCGACGACAACTACCTGGCCGAGTACGCCGGCCGCAGCACCACGCTCGACCTGGGCAGCTACCGCGACTCCGGCAAGCTCGACGTGTCGAAGTTCCCCAAGAGCCTGCTGGAGTACGGCGTGGTCGACGGCAAGCTCGCCGGGGTGGCCGCCGGGGAGAACACCCAGGGCCTGGTCTACAACAAGACGCTGCTCACCAAGAACGGGCTGCCCGAGCCGACCACCGGGATGAGCTGGGAGGAGCACATCGCCTGGGCCGAGCAGGTGGCGAAGAAGACGAAGGTGCCCGGCACCCAGGACCCGAGCGCCGACTACAAGGCGCTCTGGGTGTGGCTGCGCCAGCAGGGCAAGGACTTGTACAAGGGCGAGGAGCTCGGCTTCACCGCCGAGGACGTGACGAAGTGGTTCGAGCTGTGGAAGGGCGCGCGGGCCCGGGGCGCCACCCCGACGCCGGACGTCATCCACGAGGGCAACTCCAGCGACATCACCAAGCAGCTCGTGGTCACCGGCAAGTCGGCCACCTCCTGGGTCTGGGTCAACCAGATGCCGGACCTGAAGAAGAACACCAAGGACGAGCTGGGCGTGGTCGCCTACCCGGGTGACCCGAGCGCCCAGTGGGCGCGCGCCTCGATGTACTGGTCGGTGTTCAAGGGCAGCAAGCACAAGGACGTCGCCGTCGACGTGATCAACTTCCTGAACAACGACCCGGAGGCGGTGGCGCTGCTCGGCACCGACCGCGGTCTGCCGTCGAACATGGATCTGCGCGCCAAGGTCAGCGAGACCGCCACCGACCCGGCCATGAAGCAGTCCATCCAGGTCGAGTCCGACCTGGCGCAGAAGTTCGGCGCCTCGCCCCAGGTCCCGATCAAGGGGCACAGCAAGGTCAAGTCCGAGCTCGTAAAGGCCGCCGAGAACGCCCAGTACGGCCGCGCCACCCCGGCGCAGGCGGCGGAGCAGTTCGTCGCCGCCTGCAAGTCCGCGATCGCCTGA